One Nostoc sp. CENA543 genomic window, TTTCCAGACCAAACATCTACGTGTAATTCGGGTTTGGTAGAACCAACAGTCATTACAACTTGACCGTTGCAATAAACTTTTGCTTCTGGATACCACTGGGGATGAATATCAGGTTTAGCCATTGTTCCTTTTGTGGTGAATCTATAAAAATTATAACTTTTTGCTTGTATTTAGGTACTAGGTCTTAAGGACTGGGGACTAGGAATTTGAAATTTTTCCCAATACCCAGTACCCAATCCCCGATCCCCAATTCCTTAACGCTTGGAGTATTGAGGAGCTTTGCGAGCTTTGTGTAGACCATATTTTTTCCGTTCTTTGGAACGGGGGTCACGAGTCAAGTAGCC contains:
- the rpmE gene encoding 50S ribosomal protein L31, encoding MAKPDIHPQWYPEAKVYCNGQVVMTVGSTKPELHVDVWSGNHPFYTGTQKIIDTEGRVERFLRKYGMSGNQGDKKKK